From Pseudarthrobacter equi, a single genomic window includes:
- a CDS encoding winged helix-turn-helix transcriptional regulator, giving the protein MPLRSDWSRRNCSMARGLDVLGDPWTILVLREVFFGNGRFDAMKARLEAADSVLTKRLAGLVDAGLLAKQAYDDGGRTRQEYVLTVKGEDVLPVLNAVTIWSEKHLPAPSEKAHMFVIHSDCGQRTTSADTCTSCGQQLTAANTSWHSQTRSETPVALATATHNGTAA; this is encoded by the coding sequence ATGCCACTTCGATCAGACTGGTCCCGCCGAAACTGCAGCATGGCCCGCGGCCTGGACGTCCTGGGTGACCCCTGGACCATCCTGGTCCTCCGCGAGGTCTTCTTCGGCAACGGCCGCTTCGACGCCATGAAGGCCCGGCTGGAGGCGGCGGACTCGGTGCTCACCAAGCGCCTTGCAGGCCTGGTCGACGCCGGGCTGCTGGCGAAGCAGGCCTACGACGACGGCGGCCGCACCCGCCAGGAGTACGTCCTCACCGTCAAAGGCGAGGACGTGCTCCCGGTCCTGAACGCTGTGACGATCTGGTCGGAGAAGCACCTACCGGCGCCCTCGGAGAAGGCCCACATGTTCGTGATCCATTCGGACTGCGGGCAGCGCACCACGTCCGCCGATACCTGCACGTCCTGCGGCCAGCAGCTCACCGCCGCCAACACCAGCTGGCACAGCCAGACGCGGTCCGAAACGCCCGTGGCCCTTGCCACCGCCACCCACAACGGAACCGCGGCATGA